Sequence from the Kiritimatiellia bacterium genome:
TGGGCACCGCGGCGGACTTGCTCGACTGGCGCGCGCGCACGGCTGACATCGAAACGGTTCGCCTGCCCGGCGCGCTCGAAGAGGCGCTGCGCGGCGAGCAAGTCTGGGTGGACGTTCGCCCGCTCGCGGAGCAGAGACAGGGACGGATTCCTTGGGCGATCCCCCTGCCCCACGCGGTCCCCGCAGATGCCGCGCCTCCACTTCCGGCCGTGGAGCCGGACCGCCCGCTCGTGTTGTACTGCGGTTCCCCGGCGTGCGACTCGGCGCTGCGGGAGGCGCTGCGGCTGCGCGCGGCCGGATTCCGCCGAGTCGCAATCTTTGTCGAAGGATACGCCGGCTGGGCCGCTGCGGGCGGACCCATTGAGCGAACTGGCGAGCAGGAGCGATGAAGCTTCCATCCCACTGGATCGGGGCGCTCTATCGCAACGGGATCGCTGCGCTGCTGGCCGCTGCCGCGATCCCCAAGGTGCTCGATCCCACCACCTTCGCAGCGCGCGTCGCCGCCTACGAGTGGCCCGGCACCTGGTGGCTGCCACTCGCGTGGCTGCTGCCGTGGCTCGAGCTCACCGCCGCCGCGGCGCTGATCGCGATTCCAACGCTGCGCCGCGGCGGCTGGCTGCTGGCGATCGCTCTCTTTCTTGTCTTTGCCGCCGCCGTCGCGTCTTTGCTCCTGCGCCGGATGCAAATTCCCTGCGGATGTCTCCCCGGGATCGCCGAGCTTCCCCCCTCCTGGTGGCACGTCGCCGCGAATCTGGCGCTCGCTGCGCTTAGCGCAGTCGGTCTACGCCACGAGCCCACGCCCCCTCTCCCCCGCGCTCGCCCCCGG
This genomic interval carries:
- a CDS encoding rhodanese-like domain-containing protein; protein product: MEHTSYELTAARISAAGVQRALAEAAVLVLVAVAGAAARWWIHAPPRPPLVGTAADLLDWRARTADIETVRLPGALEEALRGEQVWVDVRPLAEQRQGRIPWAIPLPHAVPADAAPPLPAVEPDRPLVLYCGSPACDSALREALRLRAAGFRRVAIFVEGYAGWAAAGGPIERTGEQER